Within Tenebrio molitor chromosome 3, icTenMoli1.1, whole genome shotgun sequence, the genomic segment TGACTGTAAACTCTATTTCAGCGTTAAATCTGCTCATGATTCGCTATTTGTGCAAGATAACatcaatgatttaaatgaGTCATATGATAGAATAATCTTTACACAATTCTTTCCAAATGCACAGTCATGTCTCACTTTGAAAAGCAAAAAGTTATGAGTTTATTTTAATGAGTAAATGAAACTTTGTTAATTATGGCATAGATGCAATTAATAAAGCTTTTAAGCGTCTCTGCAGgaattaatgttttgttttattacgtAAACCTGTCCCTGGATTTGATACTCACAATTCTAATTTGACTTTCTATCTTTTGTTACTAACTGCAGGTAGGTACTTCGGTTGTTCGaataattactaaattaaataacaACTCACTTAGGTACATTATCTGGTGGTTCCTCTTGCGTATTACCTTTTTTCTGATCACAACTAACAAACAAATAAGCGAGCACAATCAGatcgataaataaattaactaaATTACTCAAGTGTAAATAAGAAATTAACACCGTAACGATTTACGTGTTTATTCAAAGTGCTATTTAGTATTAAATTACAAAGGAAGTTATTATGTCTTTGGTGCTTTATTGAGTGGTTGATTGATGATTAATAATCGACGATGGGCGATCGATAATCGACCATTGGTGATTGATTTCAATAAACTTTGTCTTTCGTTGCTGTAAATTTGAAGAATGAATTCCAAATTGATCTTAGAACACTTGTTCTTGGCAAGTCCAAATTGTCAAGCTGTTAAAGAAAACACCTaaaattttacacttttttcttcattttataCTGTCGCTCACTTTACGAACAATCCAGGTAATGATGTTGAAATAAcgttgaaatagttatttacctaACATATGCGGGAAGTGAAATTTCCCGCGTGAGCACTTTGTTTGCGGcacgaccgcagggagcgctGCATTAGTACGAACGCGGGAAATTTCTTCTCGCAAAACTTAggtacattattttttgtaacgaataactcaaaaatatttaaaaataatttaacatcTTCAAGGCCCTGTTATTACTCTTACCTTcttgaattgtatttttatttgttttataataaaattacttatttattgtgtagttgagaattaattttacaattgcaaatgtgatgaagcgtccattttgtttaaagtgaattgaCGTTTTTGTCTGTCTAGGTCATTAATTACCAACCTTACAACGCAATTTCCCCTAGTTTTTGCTGCAAAGTACAAACTACATTTTCCACCTAGGTAGcatgtaatatactattacatattatgtagTAACTTTCTTATCACTAAATTGCTATTTTTACAACAGGTTGgtgacataaatatttctaaagaTAAACGTAAAAAGGAAAAGTGAACTTataaatatacaggctgtGTTACAAAAGaggattaataataaatagaaacacGTATCATTAATTAAGAATCTTAAGTTGACTTGACTAAAAGAACCGTTGTAAAaggtttaataatttttaaagagACATCCGACAAGGATCGTAAGTTTAATGCAGAGCACTTCTTATCTGAAGGAAAAAACATACTGCAGAATACACCGCTTTAATAATCTAGAAAACATCTCTctaaaataaagtaaatttatcttgaGAAGACCCACCTTAATTCCAATTTCGTAGTTGACAATAACATTTtctgagaattttaattttataggaGTCTTCAATACCAGCGTCATTGTCATTAGTAAACGTAAATTCTTCTTATCCAGGGTGGTCCACAGTATATTTCCGTTAATGCGATGTAACACGTCTGTCTGGAGCgaaacaaatatgtatttcagtGAGAAAAACTAAGTGTGAGAAATACCTGATTCTCTACTGACTGTCCTGTAAATATGAGCAagcaaaatgtgaaaacaCCAGCCACGAACGTGCCACCAGCTCTAAGATTTCTTCCTATTGATAAATTCTGATGCTACAGATTTTATTTGcgttaaatatgtaaattgattcattttaattacacttacaaagaaaaaataaaatatacaactcagaaatataaaaattccAATGATAGCAAATAGAGGAATCCACTTTCGAACTTTCCTTATACAGTCAGAGATAACACTGAAATTaactttaaagaaaaaatatgataCAATTTCAGATACGTACCTGATCAGTTCAATATGTCttttaatgcaaaatttaattcgtCTTTGGATTGCAATTTGATAGTGTTTGTTTTTGATCAATAAACCATCGTCACAGTACTCTTCCAGATTGGTGATGTTATCAACATGTTTCAAAAGCAAATATGTCTGAAACTTCAACTGTTCTGTAATATACAAAAACATATGAGCAGAATTCACGATTGCAAATGCCACCACAAGAATTGTTAATCTGTAAAACCATTTCAAAATTGGAGCACAACTAGGAAACCATCTGTCAAAAAGGTACATCGCAAAATACACTTCTTCGTCATATGGAAATGGCACAATAAACAAAATGGCAGCAATgagtgtcaaaattaaatttacaatcACGAGAAATGAGAAAAACCTTGATTCGGTTTTAATTTGTGCAAGAGTTTCATTCCCAGCGGAATCCATTGGCcaaagtttaaatatttttaaaatgtcgtCAACCACTTTATTCTCATTCAGAAGTACCAATAAACTAAGGATTCCCTGAGGAATTAGTAGTTAATTATTTTACCCAAAATGATGTCGAATCATTACATAGAACATACCGGAAAAAAAAGGTCCATAGAGAATGTTGTCTCTTAGATTTAAGacgaagaaagagaaatatATTTGAATGAGTGTAACCAATAAGTGTAATATTAGCGTCGTTACAAATATGACTCTCGCGAATTTCAGATTCGCAACGTCAAATGTAAAAAATCGAATTAGCCGTAACGTATCGTCTGAAATAACATTGTATATATTTTTACTTGAACTTTCCAGACTCTAGATTAATTCGTAATTAACATGCCTTTAAACGGTTGTTGGGCAGAATACTCCATTTGGCATTTAGGATTATGTCTGTAAATCttctgaaagaaaaaatcattaaatggTGTTGAGTGCTTAATGAAAAAAcgtttgtcacaaatttatttgaatttgtgaaataaTAGGTCAATTCTTTTCTGAAGTTGTGTGTTTTCTAAGTGCAAAAGAgtcacataaataatttattttagaacttctgagaaaaaattataaaacgtTGTAAAACGATAAAACACCAACTCACAAAATTTAAGAATATTACAATTCGTACATTGGAAGCGTGATAATGATaaatatcgggccttcaaataaatatatatttagagtataggcgtaggcgacattctaattctgttaacagtgtaaagtaatttttgtaggtaaccaattatttcCCGGAGTtgcacaggttacatagtaagctttttcccaatttcatattgttaTATTCCGTGGAgagggaatagggagaatacactacaaaaattaaaaatattttctaacctaatttatttcgttaaaatgtcaaacgttttttgtgtcattttctacgctgggaaaatgttgcaaacaattgaatttccataggttgctctaaatataaatttatttgaaggcccgttatatacataaagagcgatcaaattagtttgtaatcgagttatccattaatccgaaatcgtatgtcgttacttgaagtCCACGatccaataaacacagcttgaaacacaggttagaactcaacatatcaatcgcaaaagacatacgaaTTCAAATACATGGAttactcgattacaaattaattttattgctcatatacaggctgtttgaaaattgctagtacaaaaaaaaactggtaattggtgatggtgagttgaagtcatcggcaaaagaaaattctaataaaaatcctctagttttcgagataaaaattactaaaaattgggttaaaattgttagtgcaccactgagttaaggtattttaaaaagacacaTCACGTTGTTAAgcaataacgaaataaaaaatttgatgttcttaaactgtcaatctgtggttgccaagatcttgcaaaaaaatataaatttttcatattgttgtatagtccttcattatcactacgatcatcacgcttggttaccaaggtttaaaaaatattgccccgcctgaggcgtagaatatgcaggaatagggttactttatcccttttgttttaaaaaattaaaaattggtttcttggatttcttagggcttccagatgccacagtttttttttgtactagcaattttcaaacaccctgtacatatacaacgtgtttcagaaataagtacatacattaatgttaaccagtgacagatctcgtgaagaacaacaaaattgttatgtaccatttttttttgctgagGGATAGATaagaagataattttttttaaattagttttatcCGACTCCAAAAGGCAGATGTTTACATGTTGATTCTGTCATTGTTATTTCATTACAGAATGCACTCCTACGTTTTACGTCAACACCAAAAATACGTATCTTGATGACGCTGTGCCTTGTAGGAATGATATTTGTACTTCCTGAGGATATTCCGTATCCACGATTTACATAAACCTACTTCAAGAGAAATTTGTCTTAAACTGTATGGTGGGTCCAAATTTACCATCGCCAAAATACATtcttgaatttaattaaattaagtttttgaagtaaaatttgtcattttctcaaaaaaattgttatgtaaggtaccaatttttttcattcattgtttaggtagtaggaaggtctatcagaaagagaagaaaaaagtgggggttgtcatcaaaaaaaaatgtgacgtcataactcaaaaatagatgacgtcatgaacaagtaaagcaacttaaaataagcattatgaaaaataaaaattgacctgtgtcagcgttttcgacaaatgtcattagtttggaaattactgaatttattccataagtaatttccacactgtatatttaaattatgaaattccAACTTACCAAACATACAAGTATTCATAAACTGATGTCCTAAATTGTCTTTATCGTAATATACTCAGCGtcattaaatataattaattatttggtaattaattttggtaatttgactttaataactgtaacaaagttttatttagACAACCTTGAATATTGGAGCATAGAGCGAAATTAGTGACTTTAATAGCTAGTTACGAAAGTTATTGATGAGGCATTGATGGAGGttgttcaaatatttaaatatcagAGAAGGATGACGAGGTAAGTAAATACTCGTTTCACTTTGGAGGGAGTAAGACCAATATAATTAACTGAACTAaagaataaaagaaataagaaaaacacaaattaaagATTGTAAATCTGACAGGATTAGAAAGAACTTTTTTTTCAgataatttatgaaacttttataaactatgacaatgaaaattctgaaacttCCAACACGTTGTAATACTTTTAATTCCAGagaaatctaaaaataatCCGCTGGCCAACAAAAGTGTGACCTGCTATTACTGTCAATAttattatgaaataatttttatgaccTAGAAACAAATAAGtaagttaaaatttgttacacagtagGTATAGTTTAATGTAATAAAGTGAAGTGATCACCAAATaccgggatatcaaaaattatcttggtcaaaggtggtCATGGATTGGAAAACGTCCGTCTCAACTTATTTCGTGTGACGATTTCTTTCGTGCCTTTTTTATGAGGTACAGAGCCAGTTTCGCGAAACAAACCAACACATTTTGTAAGGTATGCATAAAAATCCTTCGGCAGTACTGCAAAGCGTGGGaagaaataaaaccaaatgcgaccaaagtagaaaaaattatattttatactgGTTTTATATGACGCACTGTGACACTCGTTCTGTTGGAAcactcctcactgcgttcgtcgtgCCTCAAGCAACTCGTGTCACAATCAAGCGTATAGTAGTATGTATTATAcaatttattgtaatattaaattgtattatatatttgatttaataaattaatacactTGTAATACTGAGATATTAGTACATTTATAATTTACTAAATATCTAatgtatagtccatttttttattatagtccgatgagcttagtccgaatcaagaagtcgacatgacctgcgtctgctttcgacatttgacagcagtgcatggttctaccaatatttgaaactctatttaggcaacatgagacagatattgtgttctttcgtgctttcttggtatttctgcaaattcattcatccgttttaattttatctttcaaaaaaccgctCCCTTCAGAACGCTTTTGATACCTAACTATTTACAtatcaactaataggtcagatatattaaaaattgttgaaaacagcactaaacaatcacgtttagactgtctttctttcttcctagattttgtttcggcaacgcCATGAACACAAAACAACTCTCTAGGAATTAGTTTACCCCCTTACCTGTTAACTTCCAGTCTTGCAAGTTTCCgcgcaattccaatattatttttgcaatttacaaattctgcaaaaggatctgtccacatgcttttcgttggcatcatacggaggacatttcaagcaaaattaaacaaaataatcacaaataacgtggttaaaacgtaacctaaaaatttgacgtcgtcGCTAGTGGAAGAAACGTACAATtcgcgtcttgctctaatcgcacatgctaaagcgagatgcatagtgggacacgcttaatacaatacgtacaagaattcaatagtttgtttacattatgttgaaaagagatagcaatatgacagttgttctgctttttaattgatacatcggactataattaaaaaatggactataacTTAGTGCATATCACTAcacattaatttttcaaaattttaaaggcaAGGGTGCCTATTTTTTACTACAGTTATTACAGTTATTTGTGCATAAAACGAAGTTGTACACAATCATGTATACAGTGggtgatattaataaaaataagaaaatgctTCGAAGCATTTGTTACTTAGCATTAGCATTTGCTTTAAAGTAAAAGCTTTTGCTTCTAGCAATTGCTTGTTTTAGTATTAATAAACAAATCCTCTCGACGAAAGCATATGCTAGTTACTTGACAAGTAATTGCTTGCCGTTCAATGCAGGGCGCCAGGAAAATGTATCCAAAGTGGTGCCTTTTCTATAATTTTTCCcgtgacaaattttacaacattCGATAAAATTGGTTGACTTCAGCTACCCCAATCTGAAATCTTATAAATAGTTTAACACTATTTATTACTCtatgaataattttattttttatacctgGATCAGCCACATAtcgcaacaatatttttattttcattaccGAAGATAAAGCACCACCATGCGTTTCTTCATCGTCATTCCCAAAAAAATCAGCAATCCACTCGACACTTTCATTTcggaaatgaaacaattttacatcATCTTCTCTTATAATGGTATtgtctttcttttctttgtaaaatttacggTTTCTTGGCACTTGGAACATACTTTTATGGTGCTTTAACAGCCGATTTGTAACTACTAATATGACATGAAGGAGAATGTCATTTATCCTAGCAATTGCTTACTATTTGAAGTAATGCTAAAGTTTATTAATAGTAAAAGAAGCAAATCCTAATATCGTCAAGCAAATGCTTTCTAAAACGAGGAAAAGCATTTGCTAGCCAGGTCTCACTAGCATTTACTACACTTTTATTAATATCGCTTAAAGCAATTGCTTATAAAATAGCTAGCAAAAGCATTTGCTACCTTTTACTAATACTGCCTAGTATGTGGTACAAAAGAGCTTaacaaataaagaaaagcCAATCCCTAATTATTAAGAAGCTTAACTAGCTTGACTAGAAAAGCCAATATAaaagttttaataatttttaaaaatgcatcCGACAAGAatcatattttaatgaagagcACTTTTTATTTGAACGAAGAAACATATTGCAGAATACACCGCTTTAACGAGCTAAAAAACATCTCCTTAAAATAAAAGACATTTCTCGATGATAAGACCCACCTTAATTCCAAGTTTGTAGTTGGCAACAAcattttctgaaaattttacttttaacgGAGTCTTCAATACCAGCGTCATTGTCATTAGTAAACGTAAATTCTTCTTATCCAGAGTGGTCCACAGTATATTTCCGTTAGTGCAATGTATCACGTCTGACTGGAACGAAATAAATACcttgcgatcaacaattacttacaTAAAGGGCGGCTATGACGTTGACAGTGTTAGAAAGTATGAGAAATACCTGATTCTCTATTGATTGTCCTGTAAACATGATCaagcaaaatgtaaaaacacCAGCCATGACCGTGACACCAGCTCTGAGATTTCTTCCTTTTGATAAATTCCAATActacaaattatatttgccTAAGTATGTAAATCGGCTCGCATTGATtacacttacaaacaaagaataaaatatacaAGAAATTCTCAGAAATATGAGAATTCCAATGATCGCAAATAGGGGAATCAACTTTCGAACTCTTCTTATACCATCAGAGAAAAccctgaaattaattttaaagaaaaaaaagacacAGTTTCAGAGACCTACTTGATCAGTTCAATATGtcttttaatacaaaatttaattcgatcTTCAActgcaatttgattgtgtttgTTGTTGACTAAAAAACCATCGTCACAGTACTCAACCAGAGAAGTGTTATTAccaatatttttacaaagtaAATATATCTGAAATTTCAACTGTTCTGCAACATACAAAAACATGTGAGCAGAAGTCACAATTGCAAACGCCACCACAAGAATTGTTGATGTGTAAAACCGTTTCAAAATTGGAGCACAACTAGGAAACCATCTGTCAAAAAGGTACATCGCAAAATACACTTCTTCGTCATTGGGAACTGGCACAATAAACAAAATGGCAGCAATgagtgtcaaaattaaatttacaatcACGAGAAATGAGAAAAACCTTGATTCGGTTTTAATTTGTGCATGAGTTTCATTCCCAGAGGAATCCGTTGGCCatggtttaaatatttttaaaatgttgtcaaCCAATTCATTCTCTTTCAAAAGTACTACTAAGTTAAGTATTCCCTGAGAAATTAGAAGCTGATTATTTTATCCAAAATGATGTTGAAGCATTACGTAGAACATCCCGAAAAAAAAAGGTCCATAAAGAATGTTATCTCTTAGATTTAAGACGAAGAAGgagaaataaatttcaatgagTGTAACCACTAAGTGTAATATTAGCGTCATTAAAAACATGACTCTCGTGAATTTCAGATTCGCAATGTCAAATGCGAAAAATCGAATTAGCCATATCGGATCgtctgaaataaatttgtatttttagttgAATTTTCCATACTTTTGACTAATGCGTAAATGATATACCTTCAAATGGTTGTTTGGTAGAATACTCCATTCAGGATTATGTCTGTAAATTCTGTGAAAGCAAAAATCATTAAATGGTGTTGAGTGCTTAATGAAAAAAGgattgtcaaaaatggatttgTGAAATAGTACGTCAATTCTCTTCTGTTTTCAAAATGCAAAAGAGTTACATCTAATTTATTTTGGAACTTCagagaaaaaattatattgtaaAACGATAAGACACAAACTCACAAAGTTTAAGAAAATGACAGTTCGTACATTGAAATCAAATGATCAGATTTCAACTTACCAAACACACAAGTATTCATAAACTGATGTCTGATGTTCTAAATTGTCCTTATTGTAATATAATCGATGtcattaaatataattatttggtattaattttGGTAGTTTGACATTAATAacttgtagtgacccagtttaaaatttaaatttaagtttccggtaccgccacaacagcgcgccaaatgtgaaggtactagcggctagactggGAACTActagcggaaatatagcggggggaaacgggctcgcgcggggggttgaagggggtagttcacttttgtttggtttttcgaaacgaacagaccttgcgaagagcgatccaatattccaaaaattcagtaagttacatctgaaccgattacactaccgttccgagtagatattttgtgtccccgtgaagaattcaacgtttttaattcacctgggtaatttatcccactttcgttgtttttttttgtgttttgttttggggccaggaccacgtggtaagggtatgttgtagatttcattttgttgcatgctgttgctttaagaagcgcccattcgttaattttaagcggtatctttctcccgggaggttctttttttgtaatcttgtaatttcggaaattaggagccgtcgtccgaaccgcgagcgtccattttgttttctttttttttcttcactaacattttattttaacggcactcgacccgccattttctttttgtttaacattaccagcgattattgtattcgtgatttatgttgtttactgatatttgtgccatttaaagtggttctattttatcgttatttaacttcacgtcttgttctcttttatttcctccttgtttaatgttgcgttttgttttgcttatgttatccttgtttaatgttgtgttttgttttgcttatttcatcattgtttaatgttgcgctatGTTGTGTCGAATTTTCTCATCGttaatgttacgctttgttcgattgaattaaactcgggtttttctttgtgttgttgttagatttcggaaaagttaaagtaaaatgttgtaagtgcgcccccATGGAAGCTAGGTGGCAATCAGGAGGTCGGAGGGTTGTTTAGTcaaatttctgtggaagctacggttatttaAAGCCGTTAGCGGGGGCGGACCTGAGTCTTCGCTAATGCGGCGGcgggatgttttcgtgaagcttccgtcgagGTTATAGAGATTTCGGGGGTTTGTcgggaaacggttggttggggacggtGGAGCTAAATATTCGCTTATGCTGTTTAGTGATGCTAATCGTACGACCCCGAggcgctctgtcactcttgctTGGTCGGCGAAATAGTCTGACATTCATTAATACCtcgaatatctataaacgtcgcttgatttcaagatgattcagattattcttctgagtcccctcgcgaccgaaagtttgttacctccagctctaagttcccgttggcgtaccttgaccgcgtagtttcAAATAAccattgtttttgtcattaatctaattgtgaaatatgagtaatacctgggatacggtttttgaagagggtttttcatccgtccctgtctgtaataactgccttataatttgtttacttgttttgcaagctttaaactgtcattttgtctgtcatgtgcccgtttttctgctattttaaatattgttgcattcctcttgtcgtttatctttgtgatgtactcaactagttaatttcttgtacttcgttaaccttaatttctgtcttttgtattcgtttcaatttctttttcatcaaagttattacaggcatttttaataaaaggtattttacgtccctcacatgtgtgtcttatttgcggcactcttccaactggaaccctcaccgtttgcattccgaaccttttccgccaaaagaaaatcacaacgtagggctcctccgattcgatgacgatcacgaccacatttgttaccgttttgcgcaggttcaaatatttggcggaaaaactaatgtattcaaatcattacaaacTGTAACACAGTTTTATTCAGAAAACCTTGAATATTGAACTTTAACAGCTGGTTACAAAAGTTATTGATGGAGGTTgctcaaatattcaaatatcaGAGATGACGTGGTAAGTAAATACTCGTTTCACTTTGGAGGGAGTAAGACCAATATAATGAACTGAACTAaagaataaaagaaataagaaaaacacaaattaaagATTGTAAATCTGACAGGATTAGAAAGAACTTTTTCTTCAgataatttatgaaacttttataaactatgacaatgaaaattctgaaacttCCAACACGTTGTAATACTTTTAATTCCAGagaaatctaaaaataatCCGCTGGCCAACAAAAGTGTGACCTGCTATTACTGTCAATAttattatgaaataatttttatgaccTAGAAACAAATAAGtaagttaaaatttgttacacagtagGTATAGTTTAATGTAATAAAGTGAAGTGATCACCAAATaccgggatatcaaaaattatcttggtcaaaggtggtCATGGATTGGAAAACGTCCGTCTCAACTTATTTCGTGTGACGATTTCTTTCGTGCCTTTTTTATGAGGTACAGAGCCAGTTTCGCGAAACAAACCAACACATTTTGTAAGGTATGCATAAAAATCCTTCGGCAGTACTGCAAAGCgtgggaaaaaataaaactgacagATTCTGATATTCAGAAAATGATTGACACAAATGCTTCGactattatttgaaaatccatgaccacctttgatcaagataatttttgtattttattgccTGCGGGCTACTAACTAGAGATACTGCGACGCAATCTTGTTGtaacaattattaaattatataacCAATTACAACTCACTTACATTATCTGGTGGTTCCTGTTGCGTCTTAAGGCAATATTTCCTTTTGACTGATTGGATCACAACTAACAAACAAATACGCGAGCACAATTAgatcaataaataattaactgaATTACCTAAATGCAAACAAAAAACTAACACTCTA encodes:
- the LOC138127036 gene encoding uncharacterized protein — its product is MFYGILSLLVLLNENKVVDDILKIFKLWPMDSAGNETLAQIKTESRFFSFLVIVNLILTLIAAILFIVPFPYDEEVYFAMYLFDRWFPSCAPILKWFYRLTILVVAFAIVNSAHMFLYITEQLKFQTYLLLKHVDNITNLEEYCDDGLLIKNKHYQIAIQRRIKFCIKRHIELISVISDCIRKVRKWIPLFAIIGIFIFLSCIFYFFFHQNLSIGRNLRAGGTFVAGVFTFCLLIFTGQSVENQTDVLHRINGNILWTTLDKKNLRLLMTMTLVLKTPIKLKFSENVIVNYEIGIKIIKAVYSAVCFFLQIRSALH